The following are encoded in a window of Zymoseptoria tritici IPO323 chromosome 4, whole genome shotgun sequence genomic DNA:
- the MgXYL5 gene encoding beta-xylosidase (Beta-xylosidase, Glycosyl hydrolases family 43 (PF04616)): RMTVLLFLLPLSNAATFFPLLNMTDTAGNLIQAHGGNIIRSADSSDSNWYWFGEDKSTGGTFQGVNCYSSPDLTTWTAQGHVLSPISGSNISSSNIVERPKVIYNDKNKEYVMWFHGDTSNYGAAWTGVATSKTVNGPYTWKGNFNPLGQQSRDMTIYKDPSTSIAYLIFATNGNADFEIASLDEDYYNVVKSEYTFKGVFQEAPGVFLIDGTYYLLFSPQDGWTPTDNGYHTAPSMSGPWSATTLLSPKGTYAYLTQNAYDITIKGTQATTYLYLGDHWNAAQLGSSTYAFYPVTY, translated from the exons AGGATGACAGtacttctcttcctcctccctctctccaaTGCTGCAACTTTCTTCCCTCTCTTGAACATGACCGACACCGCTGGTAACCTGATCCAAGCTCACGGCGGCAACATAATCCGCAGCGCAGACTCCTCGGATAGCAACTGGTACTGGTTCGGCGAAGACAAAAGCACAGGCGGAACCTTCCAAGGCGTCAACTGCTACTCGTCACCCGACCTGACGACATGGACCGCTCAAGGCCACGTCTTGTCGCCCATCTCAGGATccaacatctcctcctccaacatcgTCGAACGACCAAAAGTCATCTACAACGACAAAAACAAGGAGTATGTAATGTGGTTCCACGGCGACACCTCCAACTATGGCGCCGCTTGGACTGGCGTGGCGACGAGTAAGACTGTCAATGGGCCGTATACCTGGAAGGGAAACTTCAATCCTCTCGGGCAGCAGTCGCGGGATATGACGATCTACAAGGATCCGAGCACCTCGATTGCGTACCTCATCTTTGCGACGAATGGCAACGCCGACTTTGAGATTGCCAGTCTCGACGAGGATTACTACAATGTTGTCAAGTCGGAGTACACATTCAAAGGCGTCTTTCAGGAAGCTCCGGGTGTGTTCCTCATTGACGGAACGTACTACCTCCTCTTCAGTCCTCAAGACGGATGGACACCGACAG ACAACGGCTACCACACCGCCCCCTCCATGTCCGGCCCCTGGTCCGCAacaaccctcctctccccgaAAGGAACCTACGCCTACCTCACCCAAAACGCCTACGACATCACCATCAAGGGCACCCAAGCCACGACCTACCTCTACCTCGGCGACCACTGGAATGCCGCCCAGCTCGGCTCTTCCACTTACGCCTTCTACCCCGTCACCTAC
- the MgLAD2 gene encoding putative L-Arabinitol 4-dehydrogenase (L-Arabinitol 4-Dehydrogenase) yields the protein MATNGINAAPAFAMNKPNPALYTDEKRQIFMNDSPELQPGPNDCVVRMRCNGICGSDVHFWHTGCIGPLTVTAPHVLGHEGSGSVVWAGSNVTHLLPGDRVAIEPGVPCSTCYQCTSGNYNLCADVAFSGVPPFSGSIRRWHVHPAAFLHKIPDELSFSDGALLEPLSVVLHGFERSPIKLGESTVICGAGPIGMCALAVAKASGAAPIVITDLDAGRLEFATEFAPGCIPYQIVPGVSAQDTAVDILQTMQKAGGDQPRVVYECTGVQGSVVTSCYLPRPAGEVMVIGVGRPIMNEMPFMHMSLAEVDLKFINRYHHSWPMAIRLLQHKVIDLQPLVTHRYKLEEAQKALEASADRNSGSIKIHIED from the exons ATGGCCACCAACGGCATCAACGCGGCGCCCGCCTTTGCTATGAACAAGCCCAATCCCGCGTTGTACACAGATGAGAAGCGTCAGATCTTCATGAACGACTCCCCCGAACTGCAACCCGGCCCAAACGACTGCGTAGTCCGCATGCGCTGTAACGGAATTTGCGG ATCCGACGTCCACTTCTGGCACACCGGCTGCATCGGTCCCCTCACCGTAACAGCCCCCCACGTCCTCGGCCACGAAGGCTCCGGCTCAGTCGTCTGGGCCGGCTCCAACGTAACACACCTCCTCCCCGGCGACCGCGTCGCCATCGAGCCCGGCGTGCCTTGCTCCACCTGCTACCAATGCACATCCGGAAACTACAATCTCTGCGCGGACGTGGCATTCTCGGGCGTCCCTCCTTTCTCCGGCTCGATTCGAAGATGGCATGTTCACCCCGCTGCGTTCTTGCACAAGATCCCGGATGAATTGAGTTTTTCGGATGGAGCGCTGTTGGAGCCGTTGAGTGTTGTTCTGCATGGGTTTGAGAGGAGTCCGATTAAACTAGGCGAGTCGACGGTTATTTGCGGCGCCGGGCCGATAGGGATGTGTGCCCTCGCAGTAGCGAAAGCTTCCGGCGCGGCGCCGATAGTGATCACAGATCTCGACGCCGGACGACTCGAGTTCGCGACGGAGTTCGCGCCGGGGTGTATTCCTTACCAGATTGTACCGGGTGTGAGCGCGCAGGATACGGCGGTGGATATTCTCCAGACGATGCAGAAGGCGGGTGGGGACCAGCCGAGGGTGGTGTATGAGTGTACGGGTGTGCAGGGGTCGGTGGTCACGAGTTGTTATTTGCCGCGGCCGGCGGGGGAGGTGATGGTGATTGGGGTGGGGAGGCCGATTATGAATGAGATGCCGTTTATGCATATGTCGCTTGCGGAGGTGGATTTGAAGTTTATTAATCG ATATCATCATTCTTGGCCCATGGCGATCAGGTTACTGCAGCACAAGGTCATCGATCTGCAGCCTTTGGTCACACATCGGTACAAACTGGAGGAGGCACAGAAAGCGTTGGAGGCGTCGGCGGATCGGAATTCTGGATCAATCAAGATTCATATCGAAGAC
- a CDS encoding ubiquitin--protein ligase, translating to MTSTNTSASLIKRLQSELMSLMMSPTPGISAFPSGADMTKWNATMEGPTETPYEGLTLKLKISFPSNYPMSPPQILFRTPIYHPNVDMSGRICLDILKEAGPAEGAWSAALPTSSVLLSIQSLLGEPNNSSPLNGEAALMWDRDMVEFKRKVLARHVVPELLEEEE from the exons ATGACCAGCACCAACACAAGCGCCAGCTTGATCAAGCG CCTACAATCCGAACTCATGTCCCTCATGATGAGCCCAACTCCCGGCATCAGCGCCTTCCCCTCCGGCGCCGACATGACCAAGTGGAACGCCACGATGGAGGGACCCACCGAAACACCCTACGAAGGCCTCACCCTCAAGCTCAAAATCTCCTTTCCGTCCAACTACCCGATGTCGCCACCTCAGATCCTCTTCCGCACGCCAATCTACCACCCGAATGTCGACATGAGCGGGCGTATCTGTTTGGATATCTTGAAAGAGGCGGGACCGGCGGAGGGTGCTTGGAGTGCTGCTCTGCCCACTAGCAGTGTGTTGTTGAGTATTCAGAGTTTGCTGGGGGAGCCGAACAA CTCCTCGCCTCTCAACGGTGAAGCTGCTCTCATGTGGGACCGTGACATGGTGGAGTTCAAGCGCAAGGTTCTGGCTCGTCACGTCGTGCCGGAgctgttggaggaggaggagtag